The Muricauda sp. SCSIO 65647 genome includes a region encoding these proteins:
- a CDS encoding MoaD/ThiS family protein has protein sequence MTVLLFGVTKDIIGSPTLSIPTASITGKKVPKTVGELRMYLGKLYPRLNKLSSLAIAVNNSYAKDEKEINSYDEIALIPPVSGG, from the coding sequence ATGACCGTATTGCTATTTGGGGTTACCAAAGACATCATTGGTAGCCCCACCTTATCTATACCGACAGCAAGTATCACAGGTAAAAAAGTACCTAAAACAGTGGGTGAGTTACGTATGTATTTGGGAAAGCTTTATCCAAGATTGAACAAGCTGTCGTCGTTGGCGATCGCCGTCAACAATTCATACGCCAAAGACGAAAAGGAAATCAACTCATACGATGAAATTGCCTTGATCCCACCGGTAAGTGGAGGATGA
- a CDS encoding transglutaminase-like domain-containing protein translates to MDYLQHTTYLDHGSASIQNLIQEFKKDTLTNLEKAIGIYLKIRDGWRYNPYNISLDEKKYVASAIAQKEEGHCVDKAILLTACLRGLGIPARIRLAKVTNHIAVDRLMERFGSNVLTPHGMVDVHLNGKWIKATPAFNKELCEKCNVTPLEFDGENDSVFQEFNSEGAIFMEYMEDYGHFEDVPLAFMIQNLKDNYPDVFIDENGVVEYRF, encoded by the coding sequence ATGGATTATCTGCAGCACACCACATATTTAGATCACGGGTCAGCGAGTATCCAAAACCTGATTCAAGAATTTAAGAAAGATACGCTCACCAATCTGGAAAAGGCGATTGGCATATATCTGAAAATCAGGGATGGTTGGCGGTACAATCCTTACAACATCAGCCTCGACGAAAAAAAATATGTGGCCAGTGCCATCGCACAAAAAGAGGAAGGGCATTGTGTCGATAAAGCCATTTTGTTGACCGCTTGTCTCAGAGGTCTGGGCATACCCGCCAGAATACGATTGGCAAAGGTCACCAACCATATCGCGGTAGATCGTTTGATGGAACGGTTCGGGTCGAATGTGCTGACCCCGCATGGAATGGTCGATGTTCACTTGAACGGAAAGTGGATCAAGGCCACACCCGCCTTCAACAAAGAGTTGTGCGAGAAATGCAACGTTACACCTTTGGAATTTGATGGAGAGAACGACTCCGTTTTTCAAGAATTCAATTCAGAAGGCGCTATTTTTATGGAGTATATGGAAGACTATGGACATTTTGAGGATGTACCCTTGGCGTTCATGATCCAGAACTTAAAGGATAATTACCCAGACGTGTTCATCGATGAAAACGGAGTGGTCGAATATCGATTTTGA
- the moaA gene encoding GTP 3',8-cyclase MoaA, with the protein MLVDNHNRTINYLRLAVTDRCNLRCNYCMPSEGIDFAKNDKLLTIDELCQVAEILVDQGIDKIRITGGEPFVRKDLMVLLQHLTTLKELKDISVTTNATLIGPHIDQLKQLGIKNINVSLDAINRETFERITRRNQYDTVHNNLIRLISEGFNVRINFIVLDGQNEQDILSILELMKHYPVSVRFLEEMPFNGGSKTFQKIKWDYKAILAHIADAYPNHRKLESPATSTSINYQIEGHRSTFGLIPSFSRTFCGSCNRLRITATGDVITCLYGKPKANLRDIIRGENARENSKAKILEAVGSRAKTGFDAQKENKKVFDSSMTSIGG; encoded by the coding sequence ATGTTGGTAGACAATCATAATAGAACCATTAACTATTTACGGCTGGCCGTAACAGATCGTTGCAATTTACGCTGCAATTACTGCATGCCTTCAGAAGGCATCGATTTTGCAAAAAATGATAAGTTATTGACCATTGATGAACTGTGTCAGGTCGCTGAAATATTGGTGGACCAGGGAATCGACAAAATCAGGATCACGGGTGGGGAACCTTTTGTGCGCAAAGACCTGATGGTGCTGTTGCAACATCTGACCACCTTGAAAGAATTGAAAGATATCTCGGTCACCACCAATGCCACATTGATCGGGCCGCATATCGATCAGCTGAAACAATTGGGCATTAAAAACATCAACGTAAGTCTTGATGCCATTAACCGAGAAACTTTTGAGCGTATAACAAGGCGCAATCAGTATGATACCGTGCATAACAATTTGATCCGTTTGATTTCTGAAGGGTTCAACGTGCGCATCAATTTTATTGTGTTGGATGGGCAGAACGAACAAGATATCTTGTCCATATTGGAGTTGATGAAACATTATCCGGTTTCCGTGCGGTTTTTGGAGGAAATGCCCTTTAACGGGGGTAGCAAGACCTTCCAGAAAATCAAATGGGACTATAAGGCCATTCTAGCGCACATTGCCGATGCCTATCCAAACCATAGGAAGCTGGAATCACCTGCCACCTCTACCTCCATCAACTATCAAATCGAGGGGCACAGGAGCACCTTCGGGTTGATTCCCTCGTTTAGCCGTACATTTTGTGGTAGCTGCAATCGGTTGCGCATTACGGCCACAGGCGATGTCATTACCTGCCTGTACGGAAAGCCCAAAGCGAACCTTAGGGACATTATCAGGGGTGAAAATGCGAGGGAAAATAGTAAAGCAAAAATTTTGGAAGCGGTCGGAAGCCGTGCCAAAACAGGATTTGATGCACAAAAAGAAAATAAAAAGGTATTTGACAGTTCGATGACCTCGATCGGGGGATAA
- a CDS encoding tetratricopeptide repeat protein, protein MKKTVLFLTFLLCWQLNAQNTLTSENWKTDLRFLQKTVHEEYPFLFKKITAEDFDAAVEKFHDAIPNMQDHEILVGFAKIIALFKYGHTRVGFRDGPVPYHQLPIYTREFPEGTYITGTHEDYGTLVGAKILAVENKPMADVLKAIYPVVPAENDQFFKAYGGLYLVIPEVLHAQGITETLQQEIDFSLEKDGKTFSATILAKEAGDIPMAYGEVKPGTNWVSVRDLESNPLYLKDLDKIYYYEYLPQEKALYVRHSQIQDDPSEDIPTFYKRVFDFVENNEVEKLIIDVRLNGGGNNYKNKPIITGTIEQQKINQKGKLFVIIGRRTFSACQNLVNEFSNYTNAIFVGEPTAENINFYGDNRRVDLPNSKLPMYLSFAWWQDKPQWENGPYTAPHLAVEMGFDDYRSNRDPVLEKALGFNSADFIIDPMAYLRGLFMENKLDLLRTEAMRLVKDPQYRFVKFEDEFNKAGYNLLDSKQIEGAIFVLQANTELFPESANTWDSLAEAYWKAGDAIKAREYYQKAIDLDPQGPIGDNARNMLKKMDKK, encoded by the coding sequence ATGAAAAAAACAGTTCTCTTCTTGACTTTTTTACTGTGTTGGCAACTTAATGCACAAAACACCCTTACCAGTGAAAATTGGAAGACTGACCTGCGCTTTCTTCAGAAAACCGTTCATGAAGAGTACCCCTTTCTCTTCAAAAAGATTACTGCCGAAGACTTTGATGCCGCGGTAGAAAAGTTTCATGATGCCATTCCCAATATGCAAGATCATGAGATATTGGTGGGCTTTGCAAAAATTATCGCCCTGTTCAAGTACGGCCATACAAGGGTTGGTTTCAGGGATGGTCCGGTGCCCTATCACCAATTACCCATATACACGCGAGAGTTCCCCGAGGGGACCTATATCACAGGGACACACGAAGATTATGGGACGCTTGTGGGTGCCAAGATCTTGGCCGTTGAAAACAAGCCCATGGCCGATGTCTTGAAGGCCATTTACCCAGTGGTGCCCGCTGAAAACGACCAATTCTTCAAGGCATATGGTGGTCTCTATCTAGTGATACCCGAAGTATTGCATGCCCAGGGCATCACAGAGACGCTTCAGCAAGAAATCGATTTCAGCCTTGAAAAGGATGGCAAAACATTCAGTGCAACCATTCTAGCAAAGGAAGCAGGTGATATTCCGATGGCCTATGGCGAGGTGAAGCCAGGAACGAATTGGGTGAGCGTACGTGATCTTGAGAGCAATCCCCTGTATCTCAAAGACCTCGATAAGATATACTACTATGAGTATCTGCCCCAAGAAAAAGCGCTCTACGTAAGGCACAGCCAGATTCAAGATGACCCTTCAGAAGATATACCCACTTTTTATAAGCGGGTGTTCGATTTTGTCGAGAACAATGAGGTCGAAAAACTGATCATCGATGTGCGGTTGAACGGGGGCGGCAACAATTATAAGAACAAGCCCATTATTACCGGGACCATTGAGCAACAAAAAATCAACCAAAAAGGCAAGTTGTTTGTCATCATTGGCCGACGTACCTTTTCTGCTTGTCAGAACTTGGTCAATGAATTCAGTAATTACACCAATGCCATTTTTGTGGGCGAGCCCACCGCTGAAAACATCAACTTTTATGGTGACAATAGACGTGTAGACCTACCCAACAGTAAACTGCCGATGTATTTGTCATTCGCTTGGTGGCAAGACAAGCCCCAATGGGAGAATGGCCCCTATACGGCCCCACATTTGGCGGTCGAGATGGGGTTTGACGATTACCGTTCAAACCGTGACCCGGTACTTGAGAAAGCACTGGGCTTCAACAGTGCCGATTTCATCATAGACCCCATGGCTTATTTGAGAGGCCTGTTCATGGAGAACAAATTGGATTTGCTGAGAACTGAGGCAATGCGTCTTGTGAAGGACCCGCAGTACAGATTTGTGAAATTCGAAGATGAATTCAACAAGGCAGGTTACAACCTATTGGACTCAAAACAAATAGAGGGGGCCATCTTTGTGCTTCAGGCGAATACTGAATTGTTTCCCGAATCGGCCAATACATGGGACTCTTTGGCAGAGGCCTACTGGAAAGCTGGTGATGCCATCAAGGCTCGGGAGTATTACCAGAAGGCCATTGACCTTGATCCCCAAGGTCCCATAGGTGACAATGCGCGAAACATGTTAAAAAAGATGGACAAAAAATAA
- a CDS encoding molybdenum cofactor guanylyltransferase encodes MSNNSTSPLYGLILSGGKSTRMGEDKGLLDYHGIPQREYLYGLLENLGLPCYLSIRLDQKNNIPNNFKVIVDNDRYRGPFNGMLTAHATYPRAAWLVLACDLPLLNKVALKNLVLKRNTNKTATAYATNASSLPEPLVAIWEPTGLQKAKEYLKTAESSCPRKYLINSDTELVFPERDEVLYNANSLSEYQFAKSKLR; translated from the coding sequence ATGTCAAATAATAGCACATCACCATTGTACGGTCTGATTCTCTCAGGAGGTAAAAGTACCCGAATGGGCGAAGACAAAGGCTTATTGGATTATCACGGTATTCCTCAACGAGAATATCTCTATGGGTTATTGGAAAACTTGGGATTGCCTTGCTACCTAAGTATTCGGCTTGATCAAAAAAACAATATCCCCAATAATTTCAAGGTCATTGTTGATAATGACCGTTATCGCGGGCCCTTTAATGGTATGCTGACCGCACATGCTACATATCCCAGAGCGGCTTGGCTGGTATTGGCCTGTGATTTGCCCTTGTTGAACAAGGTGGCGCTCAAGAATCTCGTTTTGAAACGAAACACGAACAAAACGGCCACGGCCTATGCCACCAACGCGAGCAGTCTGCCAGAGCCCTTGGTGGCGATTTGGGAACCGACTGGTCTGCAAAAGGCAAAAGAATACTTGAAGACGGCAGAAAGTAGTTGTCCGAGAAAATATCTTATCAATTCAGATACCGAACTTGTATTTCCCGAGCGCGATGAAGTACTGTATAACGCCAATTCGCTATCAGAGTATCAATTTGCCAAATCAAAGTTGAGGTAA
- a CDS encoding HesA/MoeB/ThiF family protein: protein MANDRYIRHQQLKDFGSEGQAKLTQASVLVVGLGGLGLPVVQYLNAMGVGTLGLVEQDLVEKHNLQRQVLYSENDVGKPKLEVALDKLAGQNTTTDLVPFDTFLTKHNALQIIEGFDVVVDATDNFATRYLINDVCVMLHKPFVYGALHGFEGQVSVFNHKEGPTYRCLFPKMPRADEVPNCDENGVLGVLPGIIGTLQALETVKVITGIGEVLAGKLLVYEGLTQTVQKIRFAVNPENKKINELQASYGIAYCESTLSLSAKEFAERLKTKKLQVIDVRNPDEYNDYHLDGAKNIPLHELPTRIHEINFGATVYLICQSGKRSAAALEIVRKEKPKASILHILGGMDKTAPLCL, encoded by the coding sequence ATGGCCAACGATCGCTACATAAGACACCAGCAATTGAAGGACTTTGGTTCTGAGGGTCAAGCAAAACTTACGCAAGCCAGCGTATTGGTGGTGGGCCTTGGTGGATTGGGACTGCCGGTCGTGCAATACTTGAATGCGATGGGCGTCGGCACATTGGGTTTGGTCGAACAAGATTTGGTTGAAAAACATAACCTACAGCGGCAGGTACTCTATTCTGAAAACGATGTGGGAAAACCAAAACTCGAAGTGGCGCTTGATAAACTGGCAGGCCAAAATACGACCACCGACCTAGTGCCTTTTGATACTTTTTTGACCAAACATAATGCGCTGCAAATCATTGAAGGGTTTGATGTGGTGGTCGATGCCACCGACAATTTTGCCACTCGATATTTGATAAACGATGTCTGTGTGATGCTTCACAAACCTTTTGTATATGGTGCTTTGCATGGTTTTGAGGGGCAGGTCAGTGTCTTCAACCATAAAGAAGGGCCAACCTATCGTTGCCTTTTTCCTAAAATGCCAAGGGCCGATGAAGTGCCGAACTGCGATGAAAACGGAGTGCTGGGGGTGCTGCCGGGCATCATAGGTACTTTGCAAGCGCTAGAGACCGTAAAGGTCATTACGGGCATAGGTGAGGTACTAGCAGGCAAATTGTTGGTATACGAAGGTCTTACGCAAACGGTGCAAAAAATACGTTTTGCGGTAAATCCCGAGAACAAAAAAATCAACGAACTGCAAGCATCCTACGGCATTGCGTACTGTGAAAGCACATTGTCTTTGAGTGCCAAAGAATTTGCCGAACGGCTGAAAACCAAAAAATTGCAGGTAATCGATGTTCGAAACCCCGATGAGTACAACGATTATCATCTCGATGGGGCAAAGAACATTCCCCTGCATGAACTGCCCACAAGAATTCATGAAATAAATTTTGGTGCAACAGTGTATCTTATCTGTCAATCAGGAAAACGAAGTGCTGCGGCCCTTGAAATAGTGCGAAAAGAAAAACCAAAAGCATCAATTTTGCATATCTTGGGCGGAATGGACAAAACCGCACCTCTATGTCTTTAG
- a CDS encoding sulfite exporter TauE/SafE family protein gives MSLATGEFVGLMAIFFIIALLYSSVGFGGGSSYLAILALVLTSFFVIRSTALLCNLAVVSGSCYLYFQRGHLQLKKFLPFVVTSVPMAFLGASFRLKENVFFIILGISLIASAIALAMQTIQLKTDFEPKRYPSYLLYLLGGGIGLLSGLVGIGGGIFLAPVLNYLKWDRPLVIAALASFFILVNSVSGLTGLALAGTFEWFWPEIGILLAVVIIGGQIGVRLSLGQFSAKTIRLITALLVFVVGVRVLLDNGWQLNVFR, from the coding sequence ATGTCTTTAGCCACCGGAGAATTTGTGGGCCTTATGGCCATCTTTTTTATAATTGCGCTTCTCTATTCAAGTGTGGGTTTTGGAGGTGGGTCAAGCTATTTGGCCATTTTGGCCTTGGTGCTGACCAGCTTTTTTGTGATTCGCAGTACCGCGCTGCTATGCAATCTAGCGGTGGTCTCGGGTAGCTGTTACTTGTATTTTCAAAGAGGGCACTTACAGTTAAAAAAATTTCTTCCCTTTGTCGTGACCAGTGTTCCCATGGCGTTCTTGGGGGCATCTTTTAGACTTAAAGAGAACGTCTTTTTTATCATTTTGGGCATTAGCCTTATCGCTTCTGCCATTGCCTTGGCCATGCAGACGATACAGTTGAAAACTGATTTTGAACCAAAGCGGTACCCATCCTATCTCCTGTATTTGTTGGGAGGTGGCATCGGACTGCTTTCAGGTCTGGTAGGTATAGGGGGTGGTATTTTTTTGGCGCCTGTGTTGAACTATCTTAAGTGGGACAGGCCCTTGGTCATTGCCGCGCTGGCCAGTTTTTTTATTTTGGTAAATTCCGTTTCTGGATTGACCGGATTGGCCCTTGCGGGCACTTTCGAATGGTTTTGGCCCGAGATAGGCATACTGTTGGCCGTGGTCATTATTGGAGGGCAGATAGGTGTGCGGTTGAGCCTGGGCCAGTTTTCGGCTAAGACAATCCGTCTGATTACCGCACTTTTGGTTTTTGTGGTCGGTGTAAGGGTATTGTTGGATAATGGATGGCAATTGAATGTATTCAGATGA
- a CDS encoding molybdopterin molybdotransferase MoeA: MISYEEAYRSVLGAAGDFGSEQVSLNAAHGLILAEDIRADRDFPPFDRATKDGIAIAHEAYENGVRSFEIEGIAAAGSPRQILQGRKNCIEVMTGAMLPENTDTVVMYEHINIDKGTAFLERAVSSGQNIHKKGSDEPKNALVLKKGTKIEAAEIGVLASVGKAQVLVKKLPKITVVSTGNELVNVDEKPLPHQIRKSNGYSLDAVLRVEGIKCNLLHINDFEEEIKKELAAALRENNVLLLSGGVSKGKYDYLPKILQELGVDKEFHRVAQRPGKPFWFGAKADGRATVFAFPGNPASTFASYHVYFLPWLRRSLGLPLTEHSVVLGEAFENATGLTRFIRAEAHLKGGRLKATLVMGNGSGDLTSLALSNGFVRFNPETNYNEGDLVPFYPTKRILQ, from the coding sequence ATGATTTCATATGAAGAGGCATATCGATCGGTATTGGGCGCCGCAGGGGATTTTGGTAGCGAACAAGTTTCTTTGAATGCTGCCCATGGCCTGATATTGGCAGAAGATATTAGGGCAGACCGTGATTTTCCACCTTTTGACAGGGCGACCAAAGATGGTATTGCCATTGCCCATGAAGCCTATGAAAACGGGGTGCGTTCATTCGAAATTGAAGGTATTGCCGCTGCTGGAAGTCCAAGGCAAATTTTACAAGGTCGCAAAAACTGCATAGAAGTGATGACCGGAGCCATGCTACCTGAAAATACCGATACGGTAGTGATGTACGAGCATATCAATATTGATAAGGGTACCGCATTTTTGGAGAGGGCCGTTTCGAGCGGGCAGAACATCCATAAAAAGGGAAGTGACGAGCCCAAGAACGCATTGGTACTCAAAAAGGGCACTAAGATCGAGGCAGCTGAAATCGGTGTTTTGGCTTCTGTGGGCAAAGCGCAGGTGTTGGTAAAAAAACTTCCTAAAATAACCGTGGTTTCAACAGGGAACGAACTGGTCAATGTTGATGAAAAACCGCTTCCGCATCAAATCAGAAAATCGAACGGCTATTCCTTAGATGCTGTATTAAGAGTTGAAGGTATAAAGTGTAATTTATTGCATATCAATGATTTTGAAGAAGAGATTAAAAAAGAATTGGCTGCCGCTTTGAGAGAAAACAATGTATTGTTGTTGAGCGGGGGCGTTTCAAAGGGAAAATACGATTACCTGCCAAAAATCTTGCAAGAATTAGGTGTTGACAAGGAATTTCATAGGGTCGCCCAACGCCCAGGAAAACCATTTTGGTTTGGTGCCAAGGCAGATGGTAGGGCCACGGTTTTTGCTTTTCCGGGAAACCCTGCCTCGACCTTCGCCAGTTATCATGTTTATTTTTTGCCATGGCTTCGAAGATCCTTGGGTCTTCCGCTTACTGAGCATAGTGTGGTACTTGGTGAAGCTTTTGAGAATGCCACCGGGCTGACACGTTTTATCCGGGCCGAGGCACATTTGAAAGGTGGTCGATTAAAGGCTACCTTGGTCATGGGCAATGGTTCTGGTGATTTGACCAGCTTGGCCCTATCGAACGGTTTTGTACGTTTCAACCCTGAGACAAACTATAACGAAGGTGATCTAGTGCCTTTTTATCCCACAAAAAGAATACTACAATGA
- a CDS encoding XdhC family protein: MTHELKSIVHAHEAAKKKGIKTVLVTVVALKGSSYRRPGVRMLLLENGKMVGAVSGGCVEKEVLRQAESVFATGTPKVMTYDGRYRLGCEGILYILLEPFSPSATFLDVFWKTIRSRKPFKIISAFQKQHVEREVFGSLFHFDDKAVGVRNGFEKLPEGTEFFEQAMQPCFKIAIIGAEHDAVQLCSYAAMTGWEVTIVVDPREEKTISDFKGATEFIQAEGGSLLLNVDHETAIVLMTHSFAKDLHYLMALKDADPAYFGLLGPADRREKLFDALLERHPDISDEFLEGMHGPAGLDIGAETPQEIAISVLSEILTVINQKKPIRLKEKEGKIHT, from the coding sequence ATGACGCATGAACTGAAGAGCATAGTGCACGCCCATGAAGCAGCGAAAAAAAAGGGAATAAAGACCGTATTGGTCACTGTGGTCGCTTTAAAGGGATCTTCATATCGGCGCCCCGGCGTTCGTATGTTATTGCTTGAGAATGGTAAAATGGTCGGGGCCGTAAGCGGGGGCTGTGTAGAAAAAGAGGTGCTTCGACAGGCCGAAAGCGTTTTTGCCACGGGTACGCCAAAAGTAATGACCTACGACGGCCGTTATCGCTTGGGCTGTGAGGGCATTCTGTATATTTTATTGGAACCCTTTTCACCAAGTGCAACTTTTTTGGATGTTTTTTGGAAGACCATCCGTTCTCGAAAACCATTCAAGATCATAAGTGCCTTTCAGAAACAGCATGTTGAGCGAGAGGTGTTCGGTTCTCTTTTTCATTTTGACGATAAAGCGGTCGGGGTTCGAAATGGTTTTGAGAAGTTACCAGAGGGTACCGAGTTTTTTGAACAGGCCATGCAGCCCTGTTTCAAGATAGCCATCATTGGGGCCGAACACGATGCGGTACAACTTTGCTCGTATGCGGCCATGACAGGATGGGAAGTCACCATAGTGGTCGACCCGAGAGAAGAGAAAACCATTTCAGATTTTAAGGGTGCTACTGAATTTATACAAGCAGAGGGCGGGTCATTGCTATTGAATGTAGACCATGAAACGGCGATTGTGCTGATGACCCACAGTTTTGCAAAAGACCTACACTATCTAATGGCCTTGAAAGATGCCGATCCAGCCTATTTCGGATTGTTGGGCCCTGCCGATAGGCGCGAAAAATTATTTGATGCGCTACTTGAACGGCACCCCGATATATCGGACGAGTTTCTGGAAGGTATGCATGGCCCCGCAGGTCTTGACATTGGGGCAGAGACCCCCCAAGAAATAGCCATATCTGTACTTTCAGAGATATTGACGGTCATCAATCAAAAAAAACCCATACGCTTAAAAGAAAAAGAAGGGAAAATCCATACTTGA
- a CDS encoding NTP transferase domain-containing protein: MGDKKIMILLLAAGASSRMGVPKQLLPWKHGTLLNHAVAQAKKVSNRVVVVLGAHAKEIKKTLPETVETIINENWEKGLGCSIAHGVRYVVDNFDVDGLLIMLADQPLLGHGHLIELTTTFKRENKTTATQYDKGLGVPAVFHNSLFDQLLELNADFGAKRILEKNAEQLEVVAPKGKAVDIDTLETYHKLYHEHGQKT; the protein is encoded by the coding sequence ATGGGCGACAAAAAAATTATGATATTGCTGTTGGCAGCAGGCGCTTCTTCACGCATGGGTGTGCCCAAACAATTGCTCCCCTGGAAACACGGTACCTTGTTGAACCACGCCGTGGCGCAGGCAAAAAAAGTGTCGAATAGGGTAGTGGTCGTACTGGGGGCGCATGCTAAGGAAATCAAAAAGACACTCCCTGAAACTGTTGAGACCATCATCAATGAGAACTGGGAAAAGGGCCTGGGGTGTTCCATTGCTCATGGCGTGCGATATGTGGTCGACAACTTTGATGTTGACGGACTCTTGATCATGCTGGCCGATCAACCCCTGTTGGGCCATGGGCATCTTATCGAATTGACCACCACCTTTAAAAGAGAAAACAAAACAACGGCCACCCAATATGATAAAGGGCTGGGGGTGCCTGCGGTTTTCCACAACTCGTTGTTTGACCAATTATTGGAATTGAATGCCGATTTCGGGGCAAAAAGAATACTTGAAAAAAATGCTGAACAACTTGAAGTAGTGGCCCCAAAAGGAAAGGCCGTAGATATCGATACCCTTGAAACGTACCATAAATTGTATCACGAACATGGCCAGAAAACATAG
- a CDS encoding amidohydrolase family protein: MMRFTKEVCITLLFCAFSAMAQEMGFEEYNPTSTLVVPEHPTLKAKYTFIDIHSHQFRMAEQNLSELIAAMDSLNMGVMVNLSGGSGEELKAKLQNVNDHYPNRFVIFANVDFSRVGNPNWGKEAAAQLEADVRAGAKGLKIYKSLGLRNRDINGNRVAVDDPRLDPIWAKCGELGIPVLIHSADPKSFWNPMDNTNERWLELKTRPRRKRSDTNPAPWQQIIDEQHRMFKKHPNTKFINAHMGWYANDLQKLGELLDEMPNMYVGIAAVIAELGRQPRQAKAFFIKYQERILFGKDAWNPSEFPTYFRVLETSDEYFPYYKKYHAFWAMYGLDLPDDVLKKVYYKNALKLIPTLDKSLFKE; the protein is encoded by the coding sequence ATGATGAGATTTACGAAAGAAGTATGCATAACCCTTTTGTTCTGTGCTTTTTCCGCCATGGCACAAGAAATGGGTTTCGAAGAGTATAATCCGACATCCACTTTAGTGGTGCCCGAACACCCAACGTTGAAAGCAAAATATACTTTTATAGATATACACAGCCACCAATTTCGCATGGCAGAACAGAATCTATCTGAGCTCATTGCGGCCATGGATTCATTGAACATGGGTGTTATGGTAAATCTTAGCGGGGGATCTGGAGAGGAGTTAAAGGCCAAACTACAAAATGTCAATGACCATTACCCGAATCGGTTTGTCATTTTTGCCAATGTGGATTTCAGTAGGGTCGGAAATCCCAATTGGGGCAAAGAGGCTGCCGCACAATTGGAAGCAGATGTCAGAGCGGGGGCAAAGGGATTGAAGATCTATAAAAGCCTTGGACTTCGAAATAGAGATATCAATGGAAACCGAGTTGCCGTTGATGACCCGCGACTTGATCCCATATGGGCAAAGTGTGGTGAATTGGGTATTCCAGTATTGATTCATTCAGCAGACCCAAAATCGTTTTGGAACCCGATGGACAATACCAATGAGCGTTGGCTTGAATTGAAGACGCGACCGCGAAGAAAGCGCTCTGATACCAATCCCGCTCCTTGGCAGCAGATTATTGATGAGCAGCATCGCATGTTCAAAAAACATCCGAATACCAAATTCATCAATGCGCATATGGGCTGGTATGCCAATGATCTGCAAAAGTTGGGAGAGTTGCTTGATGAAATGCCCAATATGTATGTGGGCATTGCGGCCGTTATTGCCGAGTTGGGGCGGCAACCAAGGCAGGCAAAGGCTTTTTTCATCAAATATCAAGAGCGTATTCTTTTTGGCAAGGATGCCTGGAACCCCAGCGAGTTTCCCACCTACTTCAGGGTTTTGGAAACTTCGGATGAATACTTCCCCTATTACAAAAAATACCATGCCTTTTGGGCCATGTATGGGCTAGACCTGCCAGATGACGTGCTCAAGAAAGTGTATTATAAGAATGCGTTGAAACTCATTCCGACCCTTGATAAATCATTGTTCAAAGAATAG
- a CDS encoding GntR family transcriptional regulator has product MLQTTILRDKVKDFILMEMQKGALSVGKTINLAALSRKLGISVTPIREALSQLEESQIIKAVPNRGFVVAELQLKEAKDLYATVSQLEVMAIEDSHFTEKAIRDLKKSLLRLQQSHTHNARLQARYRFHDLLIGHCNNRILIQLLRKLKHRILFYEQAFIRDASVYENVDNQMEAIVQAIEEDNIPTAALILKMNWMIVLQYLEKRLSTVEKNT; this is encoded by the coding sequence ATGCTTCAAACCACCATACTGCGCGATAAAGTCAAGGATTTCATCTTGATGGAAATGCAAAAAGGTGCTCTTTCTGTTGGAAAGACCATCAATTTGGCCGCCCTTTCACGTAAATTGGGCATCAGCGTCACCCCCATCAGGGAAGCCCTCAGCCAACTTGAGGAATCCCAGATAATAAAAGCCGTGCCCAACCGTGGTTTTGTGGTGGCCGAACTGCAATTGAAAGAGGCCAAAGACCTTTATGCCACGGTATCACAGCTTGAGGTGATGGCCATTGAGGACTCGCATTTCACTGAAAAGGCCATTCGCGATCTAAAAAAAAGCCTTTTAAGGTTGCAACAGTCGCACACCCATAATGCAAGGCTACAGGCACGCTATAGGTTTCATGATTTGCTCATTGGGCACTGCAACAATCGTATCTTGATCCAACTTTTAAGGAAGCTGAAACACCGAATCTTATTTTATGAACAGGCCTTTATCAGGGATGCTTCGGTTTACGAAAACGTTGACAACCAAATGGAGGCCATTGTTCAGGCCATTGAAGAAGACAATATTCCGACAGCCGCTTTGATCTTAAAAATGAACTGGATGATCGTTTTGCAATATTTGGAAAAACGGCTGTCAACGGTTGAAAAAAATACCTAA